From a single Anomaloglossus baeobatrachus isolate aAnoBae1 chromosome 4, aAnoBae1.hap1, whole genome shotgun sequence genomic region:
- the LOC142301024 gene encoding histone H1.11R-like, translating into MAETAPAAAPPPAEPAAKSKKAPKKSGAAKKSSKSSGPSASDLIMKAVSASKERSGVSLAALKKLLSAGGYDVEKNNSRLKLAIKALVNKGSLLQMKGSGASGSFKLNKKQETKDKAAKKKPAAAAKPKKPAAKKAAKSPKKPKKAPAAAKKSPKKAKKPAAAAKKAAKSPKKPKAAPKPKKVTKSPAKKAAKPKAAKSPAKKVTKAKKPAAKK; encoded by the coding sequence ATGGCAGAGACCGCACCGGCCGCCGCTCCTCCTCCCGCCGAACCGGCCGCCAAGTCTAAGAAGGCGCCGAAGAAATCCGGGGCCGCCAAGAAAAGCAGCAAATCCTCCGGTCCCAGCGCCTCCGACCTGATCATGAAAGCCGTGTCCGCCTCCAAGGAGCGCAGTGGAGTGTCTCTGGCCGCCCTGAAGAAGCTTCTGTCTGCCGGAGGATACGATGTGGAGAAGAATAACAGCCGCCTGAAGCTGGCCATCAAGGCTCTGGTCAACAAGGGCTCCCTGCTCCAGATGAAGGGCAGCGGCGCCTCCGGGTCCTTCAAGCTGAACAAGAAGCAGGAGacgaaggacaaggcggccaagaagaagccagcagctgcggccaagcctaagaagccggcagccaagaaAGCGGCCAAATCTCCAAAGAAGCCCAAGAAGGCTCCAGCCGCGGCCAAGAAAAGCccgaaaaaggccaagaagcccgCAGCAGCCGCCAAGAAAGCGGCAAAGAGCCCCAAGAAGCCGAAGGCCGCTCCAAAGCCCAAGAAGGTGACGAAGAGTCCGGCTAAGAAGGCGGCAAAGCCCAAAGCTGCCAAGAGTCCGGCTAAGAAGGTGACTAAAGCCAAGAAGCCCGCGGCCAAGAAATAA
- the LOC142302257 gene encoding histone H3 translates to MARTKQTARKSTGGKAPRKQLATKAARKSAPATGGVKKPHRYRPGTVALREIRRYQKSTELLIRKLPFQRLVREIAQDFKTDLRFQSSAVMALQEASEAYLVGLFEDTNLCAIHAKRVTIMPKDIQLARRIRGERA, encoded by the coding sequence ATGGCCAGAACTAAGCAGACCGCCCGTAAATCCACCGGAGGGAAAGCTCCCCGCAAGCAGCTGGCCACTAAGGCCGCCAGGAAGAGCGCTCCCGCCACCGGCGGAGTGAAGAAGCCGCATCGCTACCGGCCGGGGACAGTCGCTCTCCGGGAGATCCGCCGCTACCAGAAATCCACCGAGCTGCTGATCCGGAAGCTTCCCTTCCAGCGCCTGGTGAGAGAGATCGCCCAGGACTTCAAGACCGATCTGCGCTTCCAGAGCTCGGCCGTCATGGCCCTGCAGGAGGCCAGCGAGGCTTATCTGGTGGGGCTGTTCGAGGACACCAACCTGTGCGCCATCCACGCCAAGAGGGTCACCATCATGCCCAAAGACATCCAGCTGGCCCGCCGCATCCGCGGGGAGAGGGCGTAG